A genome region from Tenrec ecaudatus isolate mTenEca1 chromosome 13, mTenEca1.hap1, whole genome shotgun sequence includes the following:
- the AKAP19 gene encoding small membrane A-kinase anchor protein, whose amino-acid sequence MGCMKSKQAFPFPTTFENEKRGASEESFMPEERFMPRIPSPVVQEKAEAPPVPSMVVLEYAHRLSEEILNDALQQWACNNTKYGDIPYIESEGP is encoded by the coding sequence aTGGGCTGCATGAAATCAAAGCAAGCCTTCCCATTTCCGACCACATTTGAGAATGAGAAGCGAGGTGCAAGTGAAGAAAGCTTTATGCCGGAAGAGAGATTTATGCCAAGAATACCTTCGCCAGTTGTCCAAGAGAAAGCAGAGGCGCCCCCGGTGCCCAGCATGGTGGTGCTCGAATATGCACACCGCCTGTCCGAGGAAATCTTGAATGACGCCTTGCAGCAGTGGGCCTGCAATAACACCAAATACGGTGACATTCCGTACATTGAGAGCGAGGGTCCTTAA